The DNA window aatttatacattaaacatataattatgaaagtaatcatgtgaaccatgcaacataaaatgatttctgatcttttattaattagtaaatcaaattatattaaaatcaattttatttaggacataaaatttCAACAGTCCAAAGGTTAGCCTGACCTCGTAGTCACTTTTTAGCAATGCACACCGCTTAGTAAAATGGTCATAACTCTATCAATTTTTATCCAAATGACACGATTCAAGTGCAATTAAAGCTATTTTCAAGATGGATCTAATTAAGTGTGTATCACACCTCCACCACAATATTCCAAAGTTTCGAGTCTCAAAATTAACTCGCGAGTTCGTGCAAGATTTTTCAGCGACTTTCatgagaatttttatttttatttttattgtaagttAGTTGGAACTTCGTCtctataaaaggagagctccaATAATTCATTATCCACACTTTCCATTCTCTCTACAAGGATAGGGTTTCTCTCTCTTCACACATTATCTCTTAAAAAACTGTGAAGTGAAGTTagattgtcatttatttttcttGAGTTTTCTTGTAAGGCACTTATTATTTGTGATAATAAAAGCTTGAGGTAGACGTAGCTTCATTAGCATCGCGATATAGGAATGAACTACTATAAATGGTAGTGTTCTCTcttaagttattatttttttttttcatttgttgCTATCCCTTATCAGACGATACAGAGTTGACTATTTTTTTAGCGTCAACAATAacaattatagatatatattatttttatttttaaaagaaaaaagttatTTATCTGAATATTCCATAATATAAATGTAAtgtggtttaatttttaaaggtGTCAAATACccttaaaaagaaataaaaataaaaagtgtcAAATGTGGAGTTTCATTCTCAATGTGATACAAATATTAATCTAAGAAgtttctctatttactgtttattattagcaaaaaaaaaacattaataaaaataataataaggaatAGTAAAGGGAAGATGAATTGTATTTATCACATCACATCATATcatatcaatatatatttataaaggaaagcacaaggAGTGTCTATGTGTcctcttataattttttctttctatttttcttatttttttatcacatttcctattttgtttgaaaacatAATCATATGTACAAACtaaaagtcccacattgtttaaagattgtttAGGTTTAATATATgtaggttataaataatattcttactACATTACTTTCCTTGGtctaaaaagtattttttttatgggtgattgatGAACTTAATCTTGCCCAataagttacaatttttttttaaagtgaatgcaaaatacatttttgtatttttcaatcttttttaagtttaaaatgattataaaaaaattaatttaattattttttatattaaaaattattttcttataattttttattttaattttatttaaataattaaaactatattaatttattaatatataatatttattagaataataagacactttaaatatatttttttatatacttcCGTGATATGAGACTATTGTAAATGTTAAacttttaagttatatatatttttcatcaaatatgtgagtgatagatattatttatttacacatatccttacatttttcaatttttgcaaaatatttaaaataaaaaaattagtttttaacaaataaatcaatatctacaaatatatcaaataaattaaatttattaaaattcttttaaaagtaaaaattgatcAAAATATTGTAGGATGTTACCTCATTTTCTTTAGTgctttcttttatatttatatatagatatagatattgatttatttgttaaacactaattttttttattttaaatattttgcaaaaattgaaaaatgtaaggatatgtgtaaataaataatatctatcactcacatatttgatgaaaaatatatataacttaaaagtTTAACATTTACAATAgtctcaaaaatattttattttcatcaatttttacttttaattaaattttaataaatttaatttatttgatatatTTGTAGATATTGAGAATTGAGATATATAACTTCttagtaagttttttttattattatttataaaaatctcACATGGATTAAGAACTACATGATTAGTATACCTCTTATAATTTgttctttctatttttcttatttttttatcacatttcctattttgtttgaaaacctAATCATATGTACAAACtaaaagtcccacattgtttaaagattgtttaggtttaatatatgtatgttataaataatattcttactACATTACTTTCCTTGGtctaaaaagtattttttttatgggtgattgatGAACTTAATCTTGCCCAataagttacattttttttaaagtgaatgcaaaatacatttttgtatttttcaatcttttttaagtttaaaatgattataaaaaaattaatttaattattttttatattaaaaattattttcttataattttttattttaattttatttaaataattaaaactatattaatttattaatatataatatttattagaataataagacactttaaatatatatttttttatatacttcCGTGATATGAGACTATTGTAAATGTTAAacttttaagttatatatatttttcatcaaatatgtgagtgatagatattatttatttacacatatccttacatttttcaatttttgcaaaatatttaaaataaaaaaattagtttttaacaaataaatcaatatctacaaatatatcaaataaattaaatttattaaaattcttttaaaagtaaaaattgatcAAAATATTGTAGGATGTTACCTCATTTTCTTTAGTgctttcttttatatttatatatagatatagatattgatttatttgttaaacactaattttttttattttaaatattttgcaaaaattgaaaaatgtaaGGATATGTGTAAATAAATAAGCACAAGGAGTGTCTATGTGTcctcttataattttttctttctatttttcttatttttttatcacatttcctattttgtttgaaaacatAATCATATGTACAAACtaaaagtcccacattgtttaaagattgtttAGGTTTAATATATgtaggttataaataatattcttactACATTACTTTCCTTGGtctaaaaagtattttttttatgggtgattgatGAACTTAATCTTGCCCAataagttacaatttttttttaaagtgaatgcaaaatacatttttgtatttttcaatcttttttaagtttaaaatgattataaaaaaattaatttaattattttttatattaaaaattattttcttataattttttattttaattttatttaaataattaaaactatattaatttattaatatataatatttattagaataataagacactttaaatatatttttttatatacttcCGTGATATGAGACTATTGTAAATGTTAAacttttaagttatatatatttttcatcaaatatgtgagtgatagatattatttatttacacatatccttatatttttcaatttttgcaaaatatttaaaataaaaaaaaaattagtttttaacaaataaatcaatatctatatctatatataaatataaaagaaagcACTAAAGAAAATGAGGTAACATCCTACAATATTTTgatcaatttttacttttaaaagaattttaataaatttaatttatttgatatatTTGTAGATATTGAGAATTGAGATATATGACTTCttagtaagttttttttttttttttattattatttataaaaatctcACACGGATTAAGAACTACATGATTAGTATAcctcttataattttttctttctatttttcttatttttttatcacatttcctattttgtttgaaaacctAATCATATGTACAAACTAAAAGTCCCACATTATTTAAAGATTGTTTAGGTTTAATATATgtaggttataaataatattcttactACATTACTTTCCTTGGtctaaaaagtattttttttatgggtgattgatGAACTTAATCTTGCCCAataagttacaattttttttaaagtgaatgcaaaatacatttttgtattttttcaatcttttttaagtttaaaatgattataaaaaaattaatttaattattttttatattaaaaattaatttcttataatttttttattttaattttatttaaataattaaaactatattaatttattaatatataatatttattagaataataagacactttaaatatatattttttatatacttcCGTGATATGAGACTATTGTAAATGTTAAacttttaagttatatatatttttcatcaaatatgtgagtgatagatattatttatttacacatatccttacatttttcaatttttacaaaatatttaaaataaaaaaaaattagtttttaacaaataaatcaatatctatatctatatataaatataaaagaaagcACTAAAGAAAATGAGGTAACATCCTACAATATTTTgatcaatttttacttttaaaagaattttaataaatttaatttatttgatatatTTGTAGGTATTGAGAATTGAGATATATGACTTCttagtaagttttttttttattattattatttataaaaatctcACATGGATTAAGAACTACATGATTAGTATACTTCTAAACTATAAATAAAGTATTTTTACACTAACTTTTGTTCGAAAAATATATgggcaaaaaatatataaattattctaaCAAAGTActcttatataattaatttatatatttatctaatatatctatatatttataagcCAAAAAATATGAGACATCatcctattattattttttttttgaaatgcagcATCCTATTATTCTAtgattcttttttctttatctttttttcttttacatattttttattcGTTTCTGTTTTAAGTGACGTTTGATATACTTACAACAATAAAGTATAAATAATGATATAATAGAatctaattatgattaattaatgaatatataatcaattttttatagtgattaataataatatcttataataattaaatgaagCAATAAGAAAATTATGGTGATAGAATaggaattaaaaaattattttatttaaatttaaaaataattaaaaaataacaaacaatcataatttatgatattttatttatttagtaaaaatatttataattatttattagaatataaatttataaaatcaaaaatacaaaaaaaagaatcataaattattttttttatttttttagtaattataacGATTATATTTGTTACaacattttcacttttctatatattttaaaatagcaaattatatttttagtttcaaCACTATATTAGTTTGTTTATAATATACACgttaaaatgttatattttaaattatatcacttaatataaatacaatatatatacataaaaattataaaagttaggcaataccgcgcgaagcgcggcttagttcCCTAGTGTTGCTATAAAAGAAAATCCATGTGAAATGTACcctattattaatttcaaatccCATCCTACCTGTGCTTTAAATTCAAAACAATATAGTATTGTGAAATTAAAGGGTTATATGTCATTTCACAAAAAGCACATGCTCCTTGTGTTACTCAATAACATTCACGAAAACCCAAAATCTTACTATGCCATTCACACACTATTattaatttacatatatttaaatgaATTCCAATGCAATACCCAAtaaccatatttaaatttaattaaaaatgacaTCTAGCTTCTAAAGAAATAATATTACTTAGAAGTAAAGGACAAATTAACTACTATTACAGTCCACGGTAATGTTTGTGTTCCAAAATTTTGACTTTTTTCTTCTAACCTCTCACATGGGTATTACTTTGACTAAATTCTAATCTATTTTCTACAAAGGACCCACAATCATCATGAAAACTGTTATTTAAAAAACCAAAAGTGCaaaatcgtgttcccaaaataaaattaaaacataaccaAAATCAGATTAAGATTTGGACGAAAATTCGTATTGAGATTTTTTTTGGTTaagttaatatataataaacaaataaaataaaataatagcacAAAGGAACATGTTTACGAAGACATGCATAGAGTGTCTGACGGAGAAATATGCGGCGCCGTTGTAGAGGATCAAACCCACAACCAACGCAACTCGCCTGCTGACTCAGCATGTACTCCCGCCTTCACACGCTTTTCGAATTTCCCGCCAAATAAACCACTTTTAACGGTCAAAaagcgagagagagagaaaccCGAGATAAAAAGCGCGGCGTTTCCCAAGAGCATggccaattttatttttatataattaaaaagctGGTAGGGACCCAGTAACCGACGTCTGAGCTGTCATCCACGTGTCACGTTTCTTTTGGTTCCCCACTCTCACTCCGTACTTGGCTCTTCCATTGTACGTAAAGACACTCTCTATTTAGTATTTACctctccattttttttttgtctttaattaattatcaaatttatttttttttctttttaaaatataatacgtGGATACTGGATATACCTAAAAATTGGCTCCCACATCTCATCCGATCTGGCGGGAAGCAGCTGACCTTTCCCGCCAAACCATAAACGAGGCAATCAACCGCCACACCTGTCGTTTTTAACGGATGCCGCCTTTCCAACTTAGATACGTGGCTTGATCTCCTTGCTACACGTGGCTCGACGAAGGGGAATTTAAGTTTTAACGGATCGTttaggagagagaaagagaaagttgGTATCAGAAAGACAGCGGCTAACCAGCGAACGTGTTTAGTCTGGAAGCTTTCACGTGGTTGTCAGACACAGTTTTCCCTGTGGGACCACGTGGCCTGCCTTTCATCGACAAATGCTTCTGCGTTTGACACGTGTTCATTTATCATAAATTCAAAATGATTTAACGTCGTTAGTTAACGGTAAATCAGAGACATAATGAGTCCGAAAACGTGCCTCCACGCCTAACGTTTAAAGCGATGCGTTTAATGCATTGCCCACTCCAGCTAATCACTTAAAGCCACGTcattaagttatttttttttctccaaaAAGTCTTTTCCTTACGTTAACACGATGGTATCTAGCGTAAGCAAGATTCGAATCAAACTTTTCTCATATTAACGGTATCCGTACCATTGTGATTTTACTAATTTGCCATTAGATTGCTCGTACTAGCCAAGGGTACTTTTggaaaattaagaaataaaCCGGCCAAAACAAAGACACGAGAAAAGGCGGAGATGAGCCGGTGGTTTGTCCCTTGCTGACGTCATAATTAAGGGTCGGCGAAAAGCCAACTTAAAATTTAAGTCATCCTGAGAAGGGAGTGGGACGTGTTGACAGAAAGCCACGTGGACAACCCTTCCTAATTCATCAAAGAATTTCCCCTGGCTTAGAAATTGAGTGGAACACAAGCAAAATACGGAGTCCACGTGGCATCCGAGGTGGACTACAAGTGGAACCAGGATGACGCGGCTGTTTTTTATTGGTCGACCGGCAGAGAGAGTTGGTCAGGGTGGGGGCAGCAATGGGCAGGGTTGTGCGGGCAGGGCAAGCATTAGTCGCGCATGTGAAGGCTttgttttcaaaataataattaaataataaatgattcaagtaattaaattatttaatatttcttttcttaagaatatatatatttatgcaaCATATATAAAGAGAAGTAAGAAAGAAGAGTTAAGACCAAGGCATGCTTTGCGCTTAGAAATTGagtaagagagagaaagaagataGAGAAAGTGACAGTAAACTCATCGTGGAGAAAGAGAGAGGTTGATGTGTTTGGTGAAGATTGTTAATGGCGAATCGGTCGATGAGGATCTGAATTGGAGCTAAGGGAATTTGAAGAATATAAGGCATTGGGCTCTGTTTTTAATACAGCTAAAATATATAAGGAAGAATCTTCTTCGATTGGCCTACtcacttttgtttttaaaaagcTTTAAAAACCAGTCTTGTTCCAGTTGGCCTTGTTTTTAGCTTCGTTTACCTCCCAAGAGTTTTATAAAGGAAGATTATTGAAGCATCAAACAATAATAGCTATGGAGTGGCCTACTTTTTTGGATGAGTATGAAAAGCTCGTTTTCCGCATGAACACTCCCAGGTCAGTTTCTCATCCTCCAAATTTTTCTGGGTTTCAACtgaagtttttctttttttagtttTGAGTTCCTTACCCCCAAAAATTTTCAGTCTTTTTCTCTTCTATTATCATTTGTTTTAAAAGAAAAGTCTTATCTATCGTAGGGACAaagtttttcttgaattttggtATGTAATTCCTCTTGTTCAGATCTTTAAATCAAAATcccttgatttatttttgggctttttgtttaattcaacttctatgtttgaaaattttttaaTACCCAGAAATTGAATTCAACACTTTTTCGCCTTATTAGTCTTCTTATGCGagtattaattagtattttctgACTTTTCTCTTGCCCTtgttttcttattcttttcttATGTTCACACATGCTTATTGGGATTAAGACTTTTCAAGCGATTTCTCTGTTTCTGACTTGACCTTTATGCTTCTATGCTTGTTTTTCTTACAGGGTCGTGATCGACAATGCCGTTTGCTCCACTGCGACTCTAGTCAAGGTTAGCTTCTTCCACCAAAACCCCATTAACGTGCACCAGAAGTTGCTTATAATTtcaattttgaagaaaaaaattgactaatcctctttgttttcttcttgACTTGTTCTACAGGTTGATAGTGCTAGAAGACATGGAATTTTACTCGAAGCTGTTCAGGTTCTCACGGATCTGAACCTTTCCATTAAAAAAGCTTACATTTCTTCAGATGGAAGATGGTTCATGGATGGTGAGTAAAAGAAAAGTATTTACTATTTCTTTTTGCTTTCCTTTTTGGTAGAGAAACCCAAAAAGGACCAAAAAAGATCTATTTTTTAGAATGAAGATTTGTGTTTTCATGAATTGGTTTTGACCTGGGTTTTGCTTGATTTGTTGCAGTTTTCCATGTGACTGATCAAAATGGAGATAAATTAACAGATGAAAATGTCATTAGTTACATTGAAAAGgtaattattttaacaaaataagCTGATATATTTTTCATGGCAAATTTGGGTAGCCTAGAAACTAATGATGTTGAAACTGTTTGAACATGTTTCAGTCTCTTGCTACCATTCACTACCAAAAATCCAACGAAATCAATGGATTAACGGCCTTAGAGCTAACTGGAACAGACAGAGTAGGATTGCTCTCTGAGGTTTTTGCTGTTCTagcagatcttcaatgcaacgTGGTGGATGCCAAGGTGTGGACACACAACGGTAGAATTGCTTCCCTTATCTACGTAAAAGACACTGATTCGGGCTGCCAAATTGAGGACTCGCAGAGAATAGAAAGGATAGAAGCCTTGTTAAGGAATGTTCTTAAAGGAGACAACGATATTCTAAGCGCTAAAACCTTAGTTTCCATGCCTGTCACACACATGGAGAGAAGACTTCATCAGATGATGTTTGCAGACCGCGATTACGAAAGAAAGCCCATCTTGCATTTTCCAGAGGATTGCCCTGTGGTGACAGTACAAAACTGGACAGAAAGGGATTACTCGATTGTTAATATCCAGTGCAAAGATAGATTCAAGCTTTTGTTTGATGTAGTTTGTACATTAACAGATATGGATTATGTGGTTTTCCATGCTACTATCAACACATCCAGAGACAGAGGCTGCTTGGTGAGTAATAATAGTTTCTCATTTTAGCTTTCTGTTGATGTAGTtattgtgtgtttttttttttttttttgaaaaaatgtaGCTATTGTGTTTAAACATTCAACTTAATTAGGTTCTTTTCAATTTTGTAATTAGGAATTTTACATAAGACATAAAGATGGGTCCCCAATAAACTCAGAGCCAGAAAGACAACGAGTGATACAATGTTTACAAGCAGCCATTCAAAGAAGAGCGTCAGAGGTATATTTCAATTTTAAGAAATCAATTCAGTTGAAAAGAATCCATTGACACAAAGTATTTGATATTTTTGTCAAATTTTAGATTAGGCATTCATTCTTAATCATTTGCTATATATATGCTTATTTCAGGGTGTGAGGCTAGAACTATGCACAGAGGATAGGCAGAGTCTATTGGCGGATGTGACAAGGACATTCAGAGAGAATGGCCTAAATGTTACAAGGGCTGAGATATCTACCTCTGGTGAAACAGCTCGTAATTTTTTCTATGTTACAGACGCAGTTGGAAACTCGGCGGATTCGAAAACCATCGAATCAGTCCGGGGAAAAATAGGGATGAGTAACTTGAAAGTGAAGGAATTGCCGTTGGTGTATCAAACCAACAAGGGGAAAAGTGAAGATGAGGCAGTTGGGGTTGGTGGGGCAGTGTTGTTATCACTTGGGAGCTTAGTGAGGAGGAATCTATACAATTTGGGATTGATCAGATCATATTCTTAAGCAACAAAGGAGTTACTGCTAGACACATTTACACATACATAGAAGATTTGTCCCACTTTTATGGCATATTATTATGATAtagatattaatatatatttatatatattctttgCTTGAGGTTTGGGCTTTGTGTACATAGTAAAGTGAAAAAGTTCCAAAAGGGTGGAATTCGGTAATAGTAGAAGAAGTGGAAGATGTTATATGGTTggttgggttgggttgggttgaGTTTGGTTGGTAGAAATTGATAGGCACCATTTTAAATGCGTTTGTTTGAATTAGGCAGAGGGAAAAGAAAGAAGGAAAAGTGTTGGTGGGGGAGAGAATAGTGCttgttatatatgtattttcttattaatatggTTTATTTGTTGTCATATGTAGAGAAAGATTAGGTATTATTAGGGTTTATACAGCAAATTTCACCACACGTTTGTACATATAATTAAACTTGTCAAAGTATTAGTTCTAATGGTTGAcctcatatttttttattattattatttccaaatctatttattttgtGTGTGAGTATGTCCGTGCATACTTTCTCTTATCCAACTCTTGTGGTAGTGTTTTATGGAAAAGAAGAATCTAATGACTGTTAGTGATCTCTTAAGCAATTTGGACgctttctagttttttttttttatatatatattttgaaaagataaGCCTACATTACATTAATTTTCagaaaataaatcaatatttgTGAAAATGATGTTATAATGAATTTAAACAATTATATATAGAAATTATAATCTATAAGAAACTCAAAGTTCAATTAGTTActcaacttatattttaaataatttaagtttttcctgtatttagTGCGTTTTGGGTAAACAAATCTCTTACTATGGTATTTATTGCTTATTATCAAATTTCATTTGTTTCTATTCTAATGTAATAACTTTGCTTACAGCATTCTAACAAAGATTTTCttcttgacaaaaaaaaaaaaaaaaaaacaaaagaaaaagactttcttaatttattatttaattatcaaaTGCATACATAATGTACAACACAgactttaattttttctttttttgaaattttgaaatccaaattaatTTGAAATACAAATATAGGGAGAATGGGCATCATTTTTACCTATATCCTGAGggcatttttttttcctttgtacCTAGAGATATTACATcctcatatgtatatatattaaaaaaacggtgtgcattataattataattagagGTGAAtattcgatccaatccaatatttTTTTACTCATCCGATTCAATCTATTCAGtaattgaatttgaaaaatcatcatccaatccaattactaattggattggatcggtttattaattggatatccaattacacacctaatttcaatattaacttaaaaatatgaaaaaaaaaaaaaaaaaacgtaaaaACTATAAGTATCaccttttatttaaatttaatatttcataaatatattatcGTTACAAGTgtaattctaaaatttttaaataactaaaacaactatatttttaaatactaaaatagaacaaaatatcatgaaacaaacaaccaagttttacaaatcaacacacaaaaaaaatctaataaatatatgttatatttttcaatattttttattatataaataattttttaacatatataaatgtaataggATTAGATCgatttttaattggattttgagattgacatccaataaccgatcAAATTCAATTAGAATCCaacttttagcatccaatccaatccaattgtaattggatatccaactttttgtaattagattgaattggaTGATGCCCACTCCTAATTATAATAggaattttcatatttttgagaaattttaaataagaaatttttacatgaaaaatacaaattgatactttatttacaaaaatacctccaTAAAGCGTTGACAATAATTGTCTTTAATAAACTTTTATTTACCAAAATA is part of the Cannabis sativa cultivar Pink pepper isolate KNU-18-1 chromosome 5, ASM2916894v1, whole genome shotgun sequence genome and encodes:
- the LOC115716127 gene encoding ACT domain-containing protein ACR8, whose protein sequence is MEWPTFLDEYEKLVFRMNTPRVVIDNAVCSTATLVKVDSARRHGILLEAVQVLTDLNLSIKKAYISSDGRWFMDVFHVTDQNGDKLTDENVISYIEKSLATIHYQKSNEINGLTALELTGTDRVGLLSEVFAVLADLQCNVVDAKVWTHNGRIASLIYVKDTDSGCQIEDSQRIERIEALLRNVLKGDNDILSAKTLVSMPVTHMERRLHQMMFADRDYERKPILHFPEDCPVVTVQNWTERDYSIVNIQCKDRFKLLFDVVCTLTDMDYVVFHATINTSRDRGCLEFYIRHKDGSPINSEPERQRVIQCLQAAIQRRASEGVRLELCTEDRQSLLADVTRTFRENGLNVTRAEISTSGETARNFFYVTDAVGNSADSKTIESVRGKIGMSNLKVKELPLVYQTNKGKSEDEAVGVGGAVLLSLGSLVRRNLYNLGLIRSYS